Proteins from a genomic interval of Chryseobacterium indologenes:
- a CDS encoding DUF4293 family protein — protein MLQRIQTIWTLLALLAAVFLFITGQDVAVFGTIPVLNIGCIILVLTGALSIFSFKNRKRQILLNTISIIINALLIGVLAYWLLNLSGGIQFPEKGIEPIFPLIAVICLFIANVFIRRDERLVKSVDRLR, from the coding sequence ATGCTACAAAGAATACAAACTATTTGGACATTACTGGCGCTATTAGCTGCTGTTTTTCTTTTCATTACAGGACAGGATGTCGCTGTATTTGGTACTATTCCGGTACTTAATATCGGTTGTATTATATTGGTTTTAACCGGGGCATTAAGTATTTTTAGTTTTAAAAACAGAAAAAGACAAATTCTGCTGAATACCATCAGCATTATTATAAACGCTTTGTTGATTGGTGTATTGGCGTACTGGTTACTAAACTTATCCGGAGGAATTCAATTTCCTGAGAAGGGTATTGAGCCGATTTTCCCATTGATCGCGGTAATCTGTTTGTTTATTGCAAACGTATTTATCCGCAGAGATGAGAGGCTCGTAAAATCTGTAGACAGACTTCGATAG